In Cervus elaphus chromosome 3, mCerEla1.1, whole genome shotgun sequence, the genomic stretch CATTCAATAATTTGCACCTATTATTTTGTGTTGTTGTGTGTTGTTAAGTACACTTGTTTGTTTCCTTGTTGTTCTGGAATAATTAAGCCATAATAAGTCTTAGTTATATAATAAAAACCACCCTATTATACTCTCCCTTCTCACTTCTGAGTTTTCACAGTTACTAAAAAGGATTCAGACTAGAGAGTCACTAGGAGAGTCAACTCAATCATAGCAGAGCAAGGCCTGAGGGCTATGGAAAGATAAGACAAGGAACCATGATTCTGATGGCTACATTATGAGCCAGAGCcattgtgaaaaagaaaaacttccagCAGCGAGGAGGGAGCCTGGGCATCCTTTTGTAAGCTAACAACATGTAGGTACTTTTAAAAGCCTACCTGAATCTTAATTTTATAAGTATTTGctatagatttaaatttttttatagcacaagaatttgaaaaaaaaaatcctttcatctGAGAAAAAAGCTGTGGTTTAATGGGGTCATATGATCCGCATTTATTAAAATGAGAGTACAATGGGGGTATTATTAAAAAGCACAGCAGTAGtttcaaagaaatcaaaccaaacTTTACTTAAGAACTCTTTGAGATCTGCTCTCTGAGCTgcccatcatatatatatatatatatatatatatatatatttccacccCCCCCGAAACTGCAACTTCGCCTTGAAGTGGGAGCCCACATAAGTTCTGCTTGCCCCTtggttgaattttatttttcaccacttCTTTGGATCTCaaattttcatcatttaaatATCACACTGAGAAGCAATTTGACCTTCAAACTCCTTTTTAGATGGAGGGAGAATAAAGGTGCCTCTAGCATGAAATTCTATTTTCACTTCCTGACTATACAACTTAGCAGTGGCCTAACGCTGACCATTCCAatttagaagctggaaaaatcCTGATCAAGACGATGTGAAAACGAAAATGGAAAACAGAGCTGTTAGTAAACCCATGAAAGATAGGAAGTGATTTTCAGCCCCAAGAAGATTTGGTAGCATCTATGGctcttttttaaactgaagtagcATCTGCACTTGTGGATTTTGACCATCCTTTTCATTTCACACAGAAGAGGGTTTGTTCTACCTTTAAAAGCACATCCTCTTCCCCCAACCGTCCCAACCCCCGGACTCCTGAAAGTTGCTGCTAAAACAAGACTAGGTTGTTTTCTTACTGCAAATCCAGTGTTTATCCAGTCCTTCCTTTTTCAATTTCTGAGTTTAGTTAACCTAACAACAAAACATATAACCCTTGGATTTCTCACTGAGCGATAAAGAGCAAAACAGTTGGTGTCTCTGGTCAACATTctcagaatgaaaacaaaaagctaTGACTCCCAGTCCTTTGAAACATTTAGAAATTGTATTTTAAACTATGAGATTCTAGAATATGCTTCTAGAACAAAGTAGAAGAAAGGCCAGGAAATGCGGTTCACATCAAGTGTGCCAAGCTCTTGAAGAAGGGTAACTTCTACTGTGGATAAGAGCACAAATGTTCTCTCAAACAACTGGAATAAGTCTTTACCCCCACTACCCGTTTTTTGAAATGAAACATCTAATGCATTCATACTCTGAAATCATAGAAAACTCATTATTAAATCTCCACACAAAGACAATCTAAGCAAGGCTTTTCCTACAGCAGACCAAGTTCTCCTGTATATTCAGGATACAGTCATCTTGCCATCAACTGGgttatgtattaaatattttgaattagaTACCATTActactgatttccttttagaaaagCAATTAGATTTTTATAATTACACCATTCTGAACATTTAACTTCTTTAAAAGTTCTACACAAAATACATGtctaaggagaaaaaaactaattaaaaaaaaaaaacagaacgaAAACCCCACATAATATCACAGAGTTTAATTTCAACCACCTGGTGTAACAATGAAGTGTCAGACCTTCTGAAAATGCCCTAGGAATAATGAATAAATTCTTGTGTTCCTCTGtacccccttttttctttcttctttcccaagactACAACTTACTAAGGATAGGTTTtcgaaaataaagtttcttttctggaaaatggCCTACATTCAGAAATGTCTCAgaacaagcattaaaaaaaaaacaaactaataaataatgagtcaaaatacattaaaataaaattacagtacATCATCCCTCCTAGAAGGTCCATCATACTGGAAGATCCTCTCCAAGGTTCATAAATAAAGCCTTCTGGACTCAAAATCTTTCCTGCATTGTGAAGAAGAGTATGCAGAAAATAAGTGGAATCACGAGTTATCAGTCGGGTTCTGTTCAAACTACTTGATTTGGTGCGCGGCGGGGAGACTTGTTCTCGATCCAGTGAAGACAATAGAAAGGTGCTCGTCCCGCTTCCTCAAGTCCCCAAAACCTGGAAAGAAATGACACGAACGGAAGTGAGAAGCTCGGACTCCTACCAGACCCAGCTGTCTTGGCGCCTGTCCCGCGGAGTCTCTCCCTCGAGCGCCCAGACAGTCCAGCGGCGCCGAGAGCGCCAGGAGACGGCCGGCGGcgcggccggggccggggccgagCACCCCGGACACGGGCGGGCCGGCGGGGCGGGCGGCGCTGCGGGCCCCTTCCTGTCCAGCGCGCATCTCTCAGCCTGCCCTCCCAGCCGGCCTCTGCGGGCTGCAGCCTGGGCCCTTCTCTCCACCTCCCGGGAACCTAGGTTCACTTCTCCCTTTCCCACCCAAGAGCCGAAGCCGTGGGCAGGCTTCCTGCTCCTGACACCCCCAGACCCGCTCCCCGGACCCGCGCCGACCTTACCGCGTCCGGGCCGGGTGCTGCCCTCTTCAGGCCGAGTTGGAGGTGCTGCGGAGGAGCCGGTGGCCGTGCGCCTGCGAGAGCGGCGGTGGGTGCGGGTGCGGCAGTGGGTGCGCGTGCGGGTGCGGGTGCGGGTGCGAATGCGGGTATGGATGAAGCGGCTGCGGCTGCGGCTTCGGCTGGGGTTTGGGCTGGGGCTGCGGCTGGGCTTGGGACGGAGGCTGCGGCTGGGCTTGGCTTTGGGGCTGAAGCGGCTGCGGCTGCGGAGGCTGTTGCTGGACCAAGTGCTGTTGCTTCTGCCGCGTGGACTTGACCGCCAGGATGGCCTGGCGATTCTTGTACTGCACCATCTGCAACGTGATCTCCGCGTTCCAGCCCTGGTCCTGCGGGCACCGAAAGTCGATCTCCTTGCCCTCAGCCATCACCACCGTGAAGTACATGTACTTGCCCTTGCGCTCCACGCAGTCCACGGTCTTCATGTTGGAAAAGTGCAATTCCTTGAGCTTGACCGGCGGCTCGAGGCCGGCCACGGCGGGGCCTCCGGGTTGGGACGGCTCGACCGACCCCTGCCcgggctgttgctgctgctgctggtggtgtTGCAGCTGTTTGGGCGGGATGAGCAGCAGCCCCTCCTCGGTGAGGATGCAGCACTTTTTCTTCCAGAGCTGCAGCAGCCCGTCGCTGCGCTTCTCCAACACCCCCTCCTTCAGCGCCTTGCAGCCGCTGCTCTCCAACATCCTCCCGGCATAGGGGGCGCCGCCGCTCGGCTCGGCCTCTCCACTTCCAGCCGCCCGGGTcgggggcagcagcagcagccgcgcGCCGTCCTCGCCCCAACGGCTCCCGCGGCCTCCGGGCCGGAGCGCGCAGAGGAGGCTAACGCGCAGAAAGcagagcggcggcggcggcggcggcggctcgggGTCCGGGCAGCAGGGCAGCCGCGTCCTGATGCGCCTCAAGGTCCCGGAGCTGCGAGCCGCCGGGCCTCTGCCGTCCTCTTGCGAGCGCTCACTGAAGGGCACTGGCCGGGCCCCCTCGCGGCGCTTTTGAATGGGCCATACCCCCCACCCCCGAGTGACACCCAGCGGAAAAGGCGGCTCCTGGCGCCCGCGCTGCGGGGGAAAGCCCAGCTCCGAGAGGCGCTCTGCCGCCGGCGCGCGCCTCATTCACTTGGGGCCTTTCCAAAGCCGGCCGCGTCCACGCCCCCCGCGGCCCTCGCTCCGCCTCCCGCCGCCCACTCGCTTCCGCGCTCCTTCCCCAGGCTGGCGGCCGGGACGCGAGCCCCGGAAACGCGTCTCCTCCGCCTGGGACCGCGGCCGAGGGCGCCCCGACTGCCGGGCGGAGAATGCCGACACGCAGAGGGCGCCGAGAGGCCATCCCCAGCCGTCGCGCCTCTCCGCCCGGCGGGGCTCTCCGCGAACAGCCTCGGGTGGGCATGGGACTGCCCAAGTGGGCGCAGCTGCCAGACTGCCGGGCACGCCAGGCGGACCCTCTGCTCTCCGGAACTAGCCCTGGGGGTTCGCGCTGGGCTCCGAAACCTCGCAGAGCCCGGTCCAGGCCTGGGCCAGCGAGGAACTGGGGCTGAGGTTCGCAAGCCGCGGAGTCCCGCGACCCGTGCCTCCCCCAGGCCCCACGTAGACATCTTAGTGCACAGAGGGCGGCAGGACACGGTGTCTTTACGCTCACGTTCGCTCATGGCCACTACCCAGCTCTTCTTAGAGAGCACGATTGTTAGAGCAACCGTCTGTCCCTTTTGGAGTGGATAAGAGGAAGGGGGCCCCACTGGAAATTCCATGACATCTCGCCTTCCTTTTTTCGAGCCTGGAGCGCAGGCACTCATCTTAAGTGACACACGCCCTTGGGCTCCCTCTAGACCCATCCGTACAGCCTGCAGTATCTCCCAACAGTAACTGCAAATTGGGGTAACATCCGGTTCTGAGATCCCGCACTTTAACCTCCAAACGGCAGGTTGGCCTCCGCGGACCCCTCTCTGCGAACGCCCAACAGGTCATATCTCTCCTAATCTCATTTATCTGTAACCTCGGGGAAGGTCATTCTGTGCTCGCCCCTAGCTCCCTCCTACTCCATTTAAGCAATTTCTATAGAAATTCTGGGAAACAAAGCAGGTTAAAGAGCATAAACCGAAATCAAACCTCTTACGAAACTGTATTAGACAATCCCAACTATGTACCcaccctgaaaaatatgaagaattacacaaaagaaagaaatgaggggTGGACAAATCAGAGTTGGCCAGGGTAACAGGAAAGGCTGCTACTTGTgttcaagaaggaagaaaggagagctGAGTTCATCTGCAGTGTCTGTCATCTGGCTGGAACAAAGAATTCAAGGGGGAAGAAGTGACAGATGAGCTTGGAGAACCCCGCAAGAGTCAAATTCTTTCTGTGTCACGCTTAAGAAATTCGAGGTTCATCCCGAGGTAATCGAGAACAAAGGATAACTTTTAATCACGGGAGGGTCCTGAATCTTGATGAAAGGAACAATGTTTCAGCACAGAAAACAATTCCAGCAGAGTCTTGAGACCCACTGAACTGCACTTAGCTGTTCTCAGGGCCTTCACATGGTTGACAGATGAGCAGTCTTGGAAGGAGAAAGGCGATTAAAATCATGTAAAGATCTCTAGTAAGGTTACATTAAAACAATTCTGTATAACAATGACAAACACTAcacctgatagctcagtttttcCCTGCCTTTGTAGGACAAGTGAGCATTCCAACGAATTTCCACATGACCAGCTGTTCCTCTTTTTAACAGAATGCCATTCTTCAGCTCCTTTA encodes the following:
- the PHLDA1 gene encoding pleckstrin homology-like domain family A member 1 — its product is MRRAPAAERLSELGFPPQRGRQEPPFPLGVTRGWGVWPIQKRREGARPVPFSERSQEDGRGPAARSSGTLRRIRTRLPCCPDPEPPPPPPPLCFLRVSLLCALRPGGRGSRWGEDGARLLLLPPTRAAGSGEAEPSGGAPYAGRMLESSGCKALKEGVLEKRSDGLLQLWKKKCCILTEEGLLLIPPKQLQHHQQQQQQPGQGSVEPSQPGGPAVAGLEPPVKLKELHFSNMKTVDCVERKGKYMYFTVVMAEGKEIDFRCPQDQGWNAEITLQMVQYKNRQAILAVKSTRQKQQHLVQQQPPQPQPLQPQSQAQPQPPSQAQPQPQPKPQPKPQPQPLHPYPHSHPHPHPHAHPLPHPHPPPLSQAHGHRLLRSTSNSA